In Geobacter anodireducens, a genomic segment contains:
- a CDS encoding single-stranded DNA-binding protein → MASLNKVMLIGNLGKDPEVRYTPAGTAVASFSLATSEKFKNRNGEFEEKTEWHNVVLWGRQAEIAGEYLAKGRTVFIEGRLQTRKWQDKDGRDRWTTEVVGERMQMLGGKGEGGGGRAGGRGGQESGFGGGPAYDEPAFNPDDDIPF, encoded by the coding sequence ATGGCCAGTCTCAACAAAGTGATGCTCATCGGCAATCTCGGCAAGGACCCCGAGGTTCGCTACACGCCTGCCGGCACGGCAGTTGCCAGCTTCTCCCTCGCCACCAGCGAGAAATTCAAGAACAGGAACGGCGAATTCGAGGAAAAGACCGAATGGCACAACGTGGTCCTCTGGGGCCGCCAGGCCGAAATCGCCGGCGAATACCTGGCCAAGGGGCGGACCGTTTTCATCGAGGGGCGGCTCCAGACCCGCAAGTGGCAGGACAAGGACGGCCGCGACCGCTGGACCACCGAGGTGGTGGGCGAGCGGATGCAGATGCTCGGCGGCAAGGGCGAGGGGGGCGGCGGACGCGCAGGCGGACGCGGCGGCCAGGAGAGCGGCTTCGGCGGGGGCCCTGCCTATGACGAACCGGCCTTCAATCCGGATGATGACATTCCGTTCTGA